Proteins from a genomic interval of Fusarium oxysporum Fo47 chromosome I, complete sequence:
- a CDS encoding PAP2 superfamily-domain-containing protein yields the protein MHSYYKMGDSGLGTLSGGLRGRRFPIRLILSYLFDWIICFVFVGIGGWLDRVAPAKRPFSLVDPNISYPFAEHELVPAYLLFVLAIGVPFVIVAVVSLIFVPGPTVPKGTPKTLIWQRKLWELHVGVLGLVLSLTLSWFFTSSMKNLFGKPRPDLLARCDPDWKNIDKYVVGGFKWQSMTGQLVSADICQQTDKYKIDDGFRSYPSGHSSSAAGGLIYASLFMASKFAVTIPFVMPSAAAVAGAASHAAFPSRIHTGSVVDPYEPSRARGPDGSFSSVPTKERAGQDNAKVQSLRRQAAAPPIYLLALGLLPFGVSIFIAGSRWHDRRHHGFDILFGYLMGLVASIFAFRYYHLPIRAGAGWAWGPRSDERAFWAGVGRQGYAGTDEELGVYSPQRDVGHSGDTSYPPMTSALAQRNVRQNTDQEPRPSQNFQDVELQRMDDSDRLENRFPDERFTENRYGDAHHAENRV from the exons ATGCATTCCTACTACAAGATGGGCGACTCGGGTTTAGGAACATTATCTGGTGGTTTGCGAGGCCGTCGCTTCCCCATTCGACTGATCTTGTCCTACCTCTTCGACTGGATTATCtgctttgtctttgttggtaTCGGAGGTTGGCTCGATCGAGTTGCGCCTGCGAAACGACCATTCTCGCTTGTTGACCCTAATATCTC ATATCCATTTGCCGAACATGAACTCGTCCCCGCTTACCTCTTGTTCGTCCTCGCCATTGGCGTTCCTTTCGTCATTGTCGCCGTCGTTTCCCTCATATTCGTTCCTGGCCCGACTGTACCTAAGGGTACCCCAAAGACTCTTATCTGGCAACGCAAGCTCTGGGAGCTTCATGTTGGTGTCCTCGGTCTCGTCCTATCTCTGACGCTGTCATGGTTCTTCACAAGCTCTATGAAGAATCTGTTTGGCAAGCCTCGACCGGATCTCCTTGCCCGCTGCGATCCCGATTGGAAAAACATCGACAAATAtgtcgttggtggtttcAAGTGGCAGAGCATGACAGGACAGCTTGTCTCGGCCGATATCTGCCAACAGACGGATAAGTACAAGATTGACGACGGTTTCCGCTCATACCCTAGCGGCCACTCGTCGTCTGCCGCTGGTGGCCTCATTTACGCCTCGCTCTTCATGGCCAGCAAGTTCGCAGTTACTATTCCCTTCGTGATGCCCTCCGCTGCTGCCGTGGCAGGAGCAGCCAGCCATGCGGCGTTCCCCTCTCGAATCCACACCGGCTCTGTCGTCGATCCTTACGAGCCCTCTCGCGCCCGCGGCCCAGATGGATCATTTTCTTCTGTTCCTACAAAAGAACGCGCAGGACAAGATAATGCCAAGGTCCAATCTCTGCGTCGCCAAGCTGCTGCGCCCCCGATTTACCTCCTTGCTCTAGGCCTTCTCCCCTTTGGTGTCTCAATCTTCATTGCTGGTTCGCGCTGGCACGACCGTCGCCACCACGGTTTTGATATTCTCTTCGGCTACTTGATGGGTCTGGTTGCCTCCATTTTTGCGTTCCGATATTATCATTTGCCTATTCGTGCTGGTGCAGGCTGGGCATGGGGCCCTCGAAGCGATGAACGTGCGTTCTGGGCAGGCGTTGGACGACAAGGCTATGCTGGTACAGACGAGGAGCTCGGTGTATATTCTCCTCAACGCGACGTGGGCCATTCTGGAGATACATCATACCCACCCATGACATCTGCCCTCGCTCAACGGAATGTTCGCCAGAATACAGACCAAGAGCCTAGACCCAGCCAAAACTTCCAAGACGTGGAGCTACAGAGGATGGATGATTCTGATCGACTAGAAAACAGGTTCCCTGATGAGCGGTTCACTGAAAACCGGTACGGTGACGCCCATCATGCTGAGAACCGTGTCTAG
- a CDS encoding RIC1-domain-containing protein, which translates to MYWPIGTPRIHATSSSRAPAFKLVVSHDGLTSPSDSSLTPSPGPSTSQPQSHTIDDLDSQPPPTPITPGIRPVEHDDYTSSRPPQASESTETGGIPVKDPILALRVSRSGNLFAVITTTSITVWQTKPAVILAVVIRSDYSLETYGRNVDLLLRPDAAILVIHTDQGYLITYSLATDPDSRVYKPHFANYSNVQRRRQSLIGSLTGLPPEQILWGAGEGPGVRDLSVRFRMVIKVDAGIESALALDDELIVATRKPAAVQCIRWTPDSTGSQTRTEIISRMGWVEKKATIVEMTHDRPMNLLTWITSSGRAYAVQRYNHRAESSQVDDGDAKRLFKGHCFHVPQGEHDRATAAVINARFSLIAVGCCDGTVQVYSVRDYAGNIPHSHTHQVPVSTASSGAFTSLSYSPDGYCLFAGFQKGWSTWSMFGKIGSHSFGSEETTSRANGEEWLSGISGATWVGGGSEILMTGRKHEAIWSLEMAKNAVTGCYNEANVFRTVLQTPSSVMIYRGYDVPDLTSISAEPFLWHTAKVPPTYLLNQWPIRQTVISPDGRYVAVAGRRGLAHYSVNSGRWKTFANEAMENEFQVRGGMCWHQHILVAAVEANRRFELRLFSRETALDSAQILHTQTIPAPVVLVTTSGEDSLLVYTYENLLYHFIFTPHGGSIRLIQVGQIAFHGIVRSPARVRGLSWILPDTQLTDGDPSQDVAVASVIFLVDGKLVLLRPSLNDEGQLKYDMRVIAQNVEYHASVRDQPLRNVNRQLEDNPLRNGPPALKDSLWVFDGMELKAWPDISQVLDAAGDNGKEPPSPVSIPVDFYPLSVLLEKGIVLGVESDLVQRRDVNFSYFHFAIRTHLILPDLLRFYLRQSRSVEASNLAHQYKELEYFAHGLEILLHRVLDEEVDTSPKPVDAVLPRVLSLLSSFKEYLDIVLQCTRKTEVRQWKTLFAYLPQAQELFEESLQRGSLKTAGGYLIILHTLDELGSSTEQSVRLLSRAMREGDWELCKELARFLAAMDETGETLQEAMRMVEVSLKQESGQDSIGSRLQIPSSRATNGGGSGLTSGDEDGTSESDRRSGSDGGSVASTISAT; encoded by the exons ATGTATTGGCCCATTGGAACACCACGCATCCATGCTACCAGCAGCAGTCGAGCTCCAGCCTTTAAGCTTGTCGTCTCTCATGATGGCCTTACGAGCCCCTCCGATTCCAGTCTAACGCCATCGCCTGGtccttcaacttctcaacctcaaagtcATACCATTGACGACCTCGACTCTCAACCACCACCGACCCCAATAACACCAGGAATCCGACCTGTCGAGCACGATGACTATACATCAAGTAGGCCTCCGCAAGCTTCTGAAAGTACCGAAACAGGAGGAATCCCTGTTAAAGATCCCATACTGGCGTTGCGAGTTTCACGTTCCGGTAATCTGTTCGCTGTTATCACAACAACTTCCATTACAGTCTGGCAGACCAAA CCTGCTGTTATCCTAGCTGTGGTTATTCGATCAGATTATTCCCTGGAAACGTACGGCAGAAATGTCGACCTGTTACTAAGACCTGACGCCGCCATTCTCGTTATACACACAGACCAGGGCTATCTCATCACTTACTCATTGGCTACTGATCCCGACTCGCGCGTATACAAACCTCATTTCGCGAATTACAGCAATGTTCAGCGAAGGAGACAGAGTCTTATCGGAAGCCTCACTGGCCTGCCACCAGAGCAAATATTATGGGGCGCTGGCGAAGGTCCAGGGGTTCGCGACCTTAGTGTTCGCTTTAGAATGGTGATTAAGGTCGATGCCGGAATTGAGAGTGCGCTTGCTCTTGACGACGAGCTGATAGTAGCAACAAGGAAGCCTGCGGCTGTGCAATGTATCCGCTGGACGCCGGACAGTACGGGCTCACAGACGAGAACCGAGATAATTAGTCGAATGGGATGGgtcgagaagaaggcaaCCATCGTTGAGATGACACATGATCGTCCAATGAACCTTTTGACATGGATTACGAGCAGCGGACGAGCGTATGCGGTTCAGCGCTACAATCATCGAGCAGAGAGCAGCCAGGTCGATGACGGGGATGCTAAACGACTTTTCAAAGGCCACTGTTTCCATGTTCCCCAAGGCGAACACGATCGCGCCACTGCGGCGGTTATAAATGCAAGGTTTTCTCTTATCGCCGTTGGTTGCTGCGATGGGACAGTACAGGTATACTCTGTCCGTGACTATGCAGGCAACATCCCTCATTCACATACTCATCAAGTCCCTGTGTCAACGGCATCTTCGGGAGCATTCACTAGTCTGAGTTACTCACCCGATGGTTACTGCCTTTTTGCGGGCTTTCAGAAAGGCTGGTCTACCTGGAGTATGTTTGGCAAGATTGGAAGTCATAGTTTTGGATCTGAAGAGACAACCTCGCGCGCCAATGGAGAAGAATGGTTATCTGGAATTTCCGGGGCTACCTGGGTAGGGGGGGGCTCCGAGATCCTGATGACAGGACGCAAGCATGAAGCTATATGGTCCCTGGAAATGGCCAAGAATGCCGTTACTGGGTGTTACAATGAGGCAAATGTCTTCCGGACGGTGCTGCAGACTCCTTCCAGTGTGATGATCTACAGAGGTTACGATGTTCCAGATCTTACCAGCATTTCGGCAGAGCCATTCCTATGGCATACGGCAAAGGTCCCTCCCACATACCTCTTGAACCAATGGCCGATACGGCAGACTGTCATCTCTCCCGATGGTCGCTACGTAGCTGTGGCTGGCCGACGGGGACTTGCCCATTACAGTGTCAATAGCGGCCGCTGGAAGACATTCGCCAACGAGGCTATGGAGAATGAGTTCCAGGTCAGAGGCGGCATGTGCTGGCATCAACACATTCTTGTTGCTGCAGTAGAAGCCAACCGAAGATTCGAGCTACGACTGTTCTCGCGCGAGACAGCACTTGATTCGGCCCAGATACTACATACTCAGACAATCCCAGCCCCTGTAGTCCTTGTGACCACCTCGGGCGAGGACTCACTTCTTGTCTACACCTACGAAAACTTACTATATCATTTTATCTTTACCCCACATGGCGGCTCTATACGACTCATACAAGTAGGCCAGATTGCGTTTCACGGCATTGTCAGATCTCCAGCTCGAGTGAGGGGACTGAGCTGGATACTGCCCGACACGCAGTTAACAGACGGCGACCCTTCTCAGGATGTCGCCGTTGCCTCGGTGATCTTTCTTGTCGACGGAAAGCTTGTACTACTCCGGCCGTCCTTAAACGACGAGGGCCAGCTGAAATATGACATGCGTGTCATCGCGCAAAACGTGGAGTACCACGCCAGTGTCCGGGATCAGCCATTGCGAAACGTGAACCGGCAGCTCGAAGACAACCCCTTACGGAACGGACCGCCAGCACTGAAAGACTCTCTCTGGGTATTTGACGGAATGGAGCTCAAGGCCTGGCCAGACATCAGCCAAGTTCTAGATGCGGCTGGAGACAATGGCAAGGAACCACCATCTCCGGTCTCTATTCCCGTCGACTTCTATCCACTATCAGTCCTTTTGGAAAAGGGTATCGTATTGGGAGTTGAATCGGATCTTGTCCAGCGTCGCGATGTGAACTTCTCGTATTTTCATTTCGCCATCAGG ACGCATCTCATACTTCCAGACTTACTGCGGTTCTATCTAAGACAAAGCAGATCAGTTGAAGCCTCGAACCTGGCCCACCAGTACAAAGAGCTCGAGTATTTTGCGCATGGGCTTGAGATATTGTTACATCGTGTGTTAGATGAGGAAGTTGACACATCCCCGAAGCCTGTTGATGCCGTGCTACCTCGCGTTCTATCCCTTTTATCCTCATTCAAGGAGTATCTTGATATTGTGCTGCAGTGCACACGCAAGACCGAAGTTCGTCAGTGGAAGACATTGTTTGCATACCTTCCGCAGGCACAAGAACTCTTTGAAGAGTCTTTACAAAGAGGTTCATTGAAGACAGCAGGTGGGTACTTGATTATATTACATACATTGGACGAACTGGGATCCTCAACCGAACAGTCGGTGCGACTTCTATCTCGCGCCATGAGGGAAGGCGATTGGGAATTATGTAAAGAACTCGCACGATTCTTGGCGGCTATGGATGAAACTGGTGAAACGTTGCAAGAAGCCATGAGGATGGTGGAGGTGTCACTTAAGCAAGAATCGGGACAGGACAGTATCGGAAGTCGACTCCAGATCCCGTCATCGCGCGCAACAAATGGAGGAGGGAGTGGTCTGACCAGCGGCGACGAGGACGGGACCTCGGAATCAGATAGACGGTCTGGTAGTGATGGAGGTAGTGTCGCTTCGACGATCAGCGCCACCTAG
- a CDS encoding translation protein SH3-like domain-containing protein has translation MLQSGLQFAAARQSALRMALNRSLPRTYATIRRSNETTASPKELAENPESQSAILRVYKPRTPGVRHLKRPINDHLWKGRPFLPLTFPKKGQAKGGRNVSGRITVRHRGGGAKRRIRTVDFLRNRPGPHLVERIEYDPGRSAHIALVTEKATGRHTYILAADGLRSGDIVHSYRAGIPQDLLDSMGGIIDPGILAAKTAFRGNCLPMHMIPVGTTVFAVGSAARRGAVFCRSAGTSAVVVNKNEETKDDGTRVMTGKYVEVRLQSGEVRRVSKDACATIGVASNIHHHYRQLGKAGRSRWLNIRPTVRGVAMNKVDHPHGGGRGKSKGNRHPVSPWGVPTKSGYKTRRKHNRNKWVVVPRPRNNGKRRDKAN, from the exons ATGCTTCAGTCCGGCCTTCAATTTGCTGCTGCGCGGCAGAGCGCTTTGCGCATGGCTCTGAACCGATCGCTGCCTCGGACATATGCAACTATCAGACGTTCTAACGAGACCACCGCCAGCCCGAAAGAACTCGCTGAGAACCCCGAGAGTCAATCTGCTATCTTGCGAGTCTATAAGCCTCGAACGCCTGGTGTGAGACATCTCAAGCGACCTATCAACGATCATCTCTGGAAAGGACGACCTTTCCTTCCCTTAACATTCCCTAAGAAGGGCCAAGCAAAAGGTGGCCGAAATGTGTCTGGTAGAATCACCGTGCGACACCGAGGTGGTGGTGCAAAGAGAAGAATAAGAACGGTTGACTTCCTCCGCAACCGACCAGGACCTCACCTGGTGGAACGCATTGAATACGACCCAGGACGGAGTGCGCACATTGCTCTCGTCACTGAGAAGGCTACCGGACGTCACACTTATATTCTTGCCGCTGATGGTTTGAGGTCTGGGGATATTGTCCACAGCTACCGTGCCGGTATTCCTCAAGATCTACTTGACAGCATGGGCGGTATTATCGATCCCGGTATTCTAGCTGCGAAGACTGCCTTCCGTGGTAATTGTCTACCTATGCACATGATTCCTGTTGGTACTACAGTATTTGCTGTGGGATCCGCAGCTAGACGTGGCGCCGTATTTTGTCGTAGTGCTGGCACCTCAGCTGTGGTTGTCAACAAGAACGAGGAGACGAAAGACGACGGTACTAGGGTCATGACCGGCAAGTACGTTGAGGTTAGACTCCAGAGCGGTGAAGTTCGACGAGTGAGCAAGGACGCTTGTGCGACCATCGGCGTTGCTAGCAACATTCACCACCACTATCGCCAGCTGGGCAAGGCTGGACGAAGCCGGTGGCTCAACATTCGACCTACCGTCCGTGGTGTTGCCATGAACAAGG TCGACCATCCTCACGGTGGTGGTAGAGGTAAATCGAAGGGTAATCGTCACCCTGTCTCTCCTTGGGGTGTTCCC ACCAAGAGTGGTTACAAGACCCGACGTAAGCACAACAGAAACAAGTGGGTTGTGGTACCTCGACCTCGAAACAACGGAAAGCGCCGAGACAAGGCCAATTAA
- a CDS encoding casein kinase II, regulatory subunit has translation MMDDYVSESDSDYTSYWRDWFISSRGNEYFCEIDEDYLTDRFNLTGLNTEVQYYQYALDLVTDVFDLECDDEMREAIEKSARHLYGLVHARYIVTTRGLTKMLDKYKKAEFGKCPRVMCHSHPLLPMGLSDVPNMKPVKLYCARCEDIYNPKSSRHAAIDGAYFGTSFHNILFQVYPALIPTKSVERYVPRVYGFKVHASAALIRWQSAKRDEMRRRLRKLEIDTGFRDEMEDEEEDDEELEFEGIDGRMAVVEGL, from the exons ATGATGGATGACTACGTGAGCGAGTCGGATAGCGACTATACAAGTTATTGGCGAGACTGG TTCATCTCATCGAGGGGTAACGAGTACTTTTGCGAAATCGACGAGGACTACCTTACGGATAGGTTCAACTTGACAGGCCTTAACACTGAAGTCCAGTACTATCAGTATGCGCTGGATCTCGTCACTGATGTCTTTGATCTCGAGTGCGACGATGAGATGCGcgaggccatcgagaagTCTGCGAGGCACCTTTATGGTCTTGTGCACGCCCGCTATATCGTTACAACAAGAGGCCTAACAAAAATG CTTGACAAGTATAAGAAGGCCGAGTTTGGGAAATGCCCTCGTGTCATGTGCCACTCTCACCCCCTCCTCCCAATGGGCCTCTCTGATGTGCCCAACATGAAACCTGTTAAGCTCTACTGCGCTCGCTGCGAGGATATCTACAACCCCAAGTCCTCACGACACGCTGCTATTGACGGCGCTTACTTCGGCACATCTTTCCACAACATCCTTTTCCAGGTGTATCCCGCCCTCATCCCAACCAAGAGCGTAGAACGCTACGTCCCTCGCGTGTACGGATTCAAAGTGCATGCTTCGGCCGCTTTGATTCGCTGGCAGAGCGCCAAGCGCGACGAAATGCGCCGTCGGCTTCGCAAGCTTGAGATCGACACTGGCTTCCGTGATGAAAtggaggacgaagaagaagacgacgaggagCTTGAATTCGAAGGTATAGATGGTCGTATGGCTGTTGTGGAAGGCCTTTAG